A genomic window from Variovorax paradoxus includes:
- a CDS encoding multidrug effflux MFS transporter, with amino-acid sequence MKDAAVQTLAAGRPVPTRGMVSLLAALAAIGALSTNIILPSFPAIGAGLGVSDAQLGVTLSIFFVVFAIGQLIVGPLSDRYGRRKLVIGGLLIFAAGGVICALSPNLTWLVLGRAAQAAGVCAASVLARAIARDLFEGETLSKVLAMVIVAMAAAPGFSPLLGSVAEQFVGWRWTFATVSAMGLILAIWYALRLPETHTTSRRTPLAIGPVFAAYIQLLRDARFMRPATVVACVTGALYGFFAAAPAVLIGALGLSSLQLGFFFAATVPVVFAAGLLVPKLSGRWGPQKTLQLGLVLSLAGGMLICGVNVQAPTNLVGFTAALCVFLFGMGMANPLGTALSLAPFAAQAGAASAMLGFMQMSGAALGATFVTKLAGLSPMAALGLVVVASQVLSIALFALLRQQPPKPYAR; translated from the coding sequence ATGAAAGACGCCGCCGTCCAGACGCTGGCCGCAGGTCGTCCGGTCCCAACGCGCGGCATGGTGTCGCTGCTTGCCGCCCTCGCGGCGATCGGCGCCTTGTCGACCAACATCATCCTGCCGTCGTTTCCGGCCATCGGCGCAGGGCTGGGCGTGTCCGACGCGCAGCTCGGGGTGACGTTGAGCATCTTCTTTGTTGTCTTCGCGATCGGCCAACTCATCGTTGGTCCGCTGTCGGACCGGTACGGGCGACGCAAGTTGGTGATCGGTGGCCTGCTCATCTTCGCCGCAGGCGGCGTCATCTGCGCGCTGTCCCCCAATCTAACCTGGTTGGTATTGGGCAGGGCTGCTCAGGCAGCGGGCGTGTGCGCCGCCTCAGTGCTCGCACGCGCAATTGCTAGAGACCTGTTCGAAGGCGAGACGCTTTCGAAGGTGCTTGCGATGGTGATTGTGGCGATGGCCGCGGCGCCCGGGTTCTCTCCGCTATTGGGCAGTGTGGCCGAGCAATTTGTTGGCTGGCGTTGGACCTTCGCGACGGTCAGCGCAATGGGATTGATTTTGGCGATCTGGTACGCGCTGCGGCTGCCGGAAACTCACACGACTTCACGGCGCACGCCACTGGCGATCGGGCCAGTTTTCGCGGCGTACATCCAGTTGCTGCGAGATGCGCGCTTCATGCGGCCAGCGACCGTCGTCGCGTGTGTGACGGGGGCGCTCTACGGCTTTTTCGCCGCTGCGCCTGCCGTGCTCATCGGTGCTCTCGGCTTGAGCTCGCTCCAACTGGGATTCTTCTTTGCAGCAACCGTCCCTGTCGTGTTCGCTGCGGGGCTGCTCGTTCCGAAACTGTCGGGCCGGTGGGGTCCCCAAAAGACACTGCAACTCGGCCTTGTGCTCTCGCTCGCTGGTGGCATGCTGATTTGCGGCGTGAATGTTCAAGCACCAACCAATCTGGTCGGGTTCACCGCGGCCCTCTGCGTTTTCCTTTTCGGCATGGGCATGGCGAACCCACTGGGTACCGCCTTGTCTCTCGCGCCATTTGCGGCTCAAGCAGGCGCCGCCTCGGCCATGCTGGGCTTCATGCAGATGTCGGGGGCAGCCCTGGGCGCAACCTTTGTGACGAAGCTTGCAGGGTTGTCGCCTATGGCGGCCTTGGGCCTGGTGGTCGTTGCATCGCAAGTGCTTTCGATCGCGCTTTTCGCGCTCCTCCGCCAACAACCGCCGAAGCCATACGCTAGGTAG
- a CDS encoding winged helix-turn-helix transcriptional regulator, which translates to MNSKTDAQPTCPIERSLAFLGDSWTMLILRDANAGVTRFDQFKKNLGIAPTMLTKRLATLTDERLLEKKLYSERPPREEYVLTAAGRDFLPVLFMIAEWGRKHRGEGRLTRFLDAENGTEIKPTAIDAVTGAEIGTRAIRVLIPE; encoded by the coding sequence ATGAACTCGAAAACCGATGCCCAACCCACATGCCCCATCGAGCGCAGCCTTGCCTTTCTGGGTGACAGCTGGACCATGCTGATCCTGCGAGACGCCAATGCGGGTGTGACGCGCTTCGATCAGTTCAAGAAGAATCTGGGTATCGCACCGACCATGCTGACCAAGCGACTGGCGACGCTGACGGACGAGCGCTTGCTCGAGAAAAAGCTCTACTCCGAACGCCCGCCGCGCGAGGAATACGTGCTGACCGCTGCCGGGCGAGACTTTCTGCCGGTCCTCTTCATGATTGCCGAGTGGGGTCGAAAGCATCGAGGCGAAGGTCGGTTGACGCGCTTTCTTGACGCCGAGAACGGAACGGAAATCAAACCTACCGCGATCGATGCCGTGACTGGCGCGGAAATCGGGACACGCGCCATCCGTGTCCTGATCCCCGAATGA
- a CDS encoding SDR family NAD(P)-dependent oxidoreductase: MPRSILELEAHMKKTVLITGASSGFGLMLATRLHAQGHNVVGTSRTPEKYAAQVPFKLLRLDIDDDESIASFTRELARSTERLDVLVNNAGYMVTGIAEETPIGLGRQQFETNFWGTIKVTNALLPRLRAQKSGQIITVSSIVGLIGPPNLSFYAASKHAVQGYFKSLRFELDQFNIKVSMVEPVWFKTNLGHNAVSAASGEIADYNAYRKQVQAATQKGIDGAESPDAVIQTISALIEAPAPKFSNPVGKMTGMILFLQNYIPKMFEGSILKSVKTA; encoded by the coding sequence ATGCCTAGATCGATTCTTGAATTGGAAGCACACATGAAAAAGACAGTACTGATCACAGGCGCGTCGTCGGGCTTCGGCTTGATGTTGGCGACGCGCCTGCACGCACAGGGCCACAACGTCGTGGGTACGAGCCGTACGCCGGAAAAATACGCAGCGCAGGTGCCTTTCAAGCTGCTGCGCCTCGACATCGACGATGACGAATCCATCGCATCGTTCACTCGCGAACTGGCCCGATCCACCGAGCGCTTGGATGTCCTCGTGAACAACGCCGGCTACATGGTGACCGGCATTGCCGAAGAAACGCCCATCGGGCTGGGCCGCCAGCAGTTCGAGACGAACTTCTGGGGAACCATCAAGGTGACGAATGCGTTGCTACCCCGTCTCAGGGCCCAGAAGTCCGGGCAGATCATCACGGTGAGCTCGATCGTGGGGCTGATCGGTCCACCCAATCTGTCTTTCTACGCGGCCTCGAAGCACGCGGTGCAGGGCTACTTCAAGTCGCTGCGGTTCGAGCTGGACCAGTTCAACATCAAGGTCAGTATGGTGGAGCCCGTGTGGTTCAAGACGAACCTGGGCCACAACGCGGTCTCCGCGGCGAGCGGCGAGATCGCCGACTACAACGCCTACCGAAAGCAGGTGCAGGCCGCGACGCAAAAAGGCATCGACGGGGCGGAATCGCCAGACGCCGTCATCCAGACTATTTCCGCTCTCATTGAGGCGCCGGCGCCGAAGTTCAGCAATCCCGTTGGAAAGATGACCGGAATGATCCTGTTCCTGCAGAACTACATCCCGAAGATGTTCGAGGGCTCGATTCTCAAAAGTGTGAAGACGGCTTGA
- a CDS encoding YciI family protein — MKFYLCKFIPPRADFLATMSPDEKNWMSEHGVFLNDLLAKGIVVAHGPVMDPTGGYGVSLFQIEDGQDIDALTSQDPIVKNGVGHYEHFKMLGLKSRS; from the coding sequence ATGAAGTTCTACCTGTGCAAATTCATTCCGCCCCGTGCGGATTTCCTTGCAACGATGTCCCCAGATGAAAAGAACTGGATGAGCGAGCACGGCGTTTTCCTGAACGACCTGCTCGCGAAAGGCATCGTTGTCGCTCACGGTCCGGTGATGGACCCGACCGGTGGTTATGGCGTGTCACTGTTCCAGATCGAAGATGGGCAAGACATCGATGCCCTTACATCGCAGGACCCGATTGTCAAGAATGGGGTGGGGCACTATGAGCATTTCAAGATGCTTGGCCTGAAGTCGCGCTCTTAA
- a CDS encoding DMT family transporter, with protein MPLLAALAAIVMWSSLATLTVSLAGVPPLYLTGMSLFIGGALSLPWMMRWSLDWRALAVGVYGQFTYHLVYIVALRSAPPVNANLVHYAWPLLILLMAPLAGQGLRLGWIHIAAAIAAFGGVVLATIDGVEMSLRWHAGYGFALAAAFIWASYSIAEARSKTSSPVDVGPACMVSGLLALAGHAAFEPTVSLDASQWLMMIALGVGPTGGAFYLWSLAMRRGDTRIVGVLSNATPILSTLMLALGGSRSLSMPIVAAALLVTASSVAVFLASRRAGSFVRNQRRKRFTCVESDGAP; from the coding sequence ATGCCCCTGCTTGCGGCGCTCGCCGCCATTGTCATGTGGTCTTCGCTGGCCACGCTCACGGTGTCGCTTGCCGGGGTTCCTCCCTTGTATCTGACGGGCATGAGCTTGTTCATCGGTGGCGCGTTGTCGCTGCCATGGATGATGCGATGGTCGCTGGACTGGCGTGCATTGGCGGTGGGCGTCTATGGCCAGTTCACCTATCACCTGGTGTACATCGTCGCCCTGCGTTCGGCACCGCCAGTCAATGCCAATCTCGTGCACTATGCGTGGCCGCTGCTCATCCTCCTGATGGCTCCGCTGGCAGGGCAGGGGCTGAGGCTCGGATGGATCCATATCGCTGCGGCAATAGCTGCGTTCGGCGGGGTGGTGCTGGCGACCATCGACGGCGTCGAAATGTCCTTGCGCTGGCACGCTGGCTATGGATTCGCACTTGCTGCAGCATTCATCTGGGCGAGCTATTCCATCGCTGAAGCTCGCAGCAAGACCTCATCTCCCGTGGACGTCGGGCCGGCTTGCATGGTGTCGGGCCTGCTCGCTCTCGCTGGACATGCAGCCTTCGAGCCGACCGTTTCGCTTGATGCGTCTCAGTGGCTGATGATGATCGCCCTGGGCGTTGGCCCTACGGGCGGTGCGTTCTATCTATGGAGTCTGGCCATGCGCCGCGGCGACACGCGGATCGTCGGCGTGCTGTCCAACGCGACGCCGATCCTGTCGACACTGATGCTTGCGCTTGGGGGAAGTCGGTCCCTGTCGATGCCGATCGTTGCGGCAGCACTTTTGGTCACCGCTTCAAGTGTGGCAGTTTTTCTCGCGAGCAGGCGTGCCGGCTCTTTCGTGCGCAACCAGCGGCGGAAGCGCTTTACATGCGTCGAGTCGGACGGTGCCCCTTGA
- a CDS encoding NAD-dependent succinate-semialdehyde dehydrogenase, giving the protein MDLRLKDMALWRQQAYIDGQWRNARAGGTMEVVNPADRQALGTIPSCDGVDTRDAIEAAQAALPTWRALTAQDRAALLLKWHDLMLAHADDLALLMTLEQGKPLSEAKGEILYGASFVQWFAGEGVRAYGETIPATQPNRRIFVRKIPVGVCAAITPWNFPNAMITRKLAPALAAGCTVVVKPSELTPYSALALAELGERAGFPKGVLNIVTGAPAGIGAELTGNPTVRKLTFTGSTAVGKTLLRQCADTVKRVSLELGGNAPVIVFDDADLETAIAGVMASKFRNSGQTCVCANRIYVQAGIYGRFTDRLVKEVRQLRVGAGTEAGTTIGPLINQAALQKVQAHVTDAQAKGASIACGGKASERGPQFFEPTVLTEANDTMVLAHEETFGPVAALFRFDTESEVVDKANDSPYGLAAYVFSNDVSRLFRVSESLECGMVGMNTGAISTAVAPFGGVKESGIGREGSLYGIEEFLEIQTLHLDLAKAA; this is encoded by the coding sequence ATGGATTTGCGACTCAAGGACATGGCGCTGTGGCGCCAGCAAGCGTACATCGACGGGCAGTGGCGAAATGCCCGAGCTGGGGGGACGATGGAAGTCGTGAACCCTGCCGATCGGCAGGCACTCGGCACCATCCCCTCATGTGACGGCGTCGACACGCGGGATGCCATCGAGGCGGCGCAAGCCGCGCTGCCGACATGGCGGGCACTGACTGCGCAAGATCGTGCAGCGCTGTTGCTCAAGTGGCACGACCTCATGCTGGCGCATGCCGATGATCTTGCCCTCCTGATGACCCTCGAGCAGGGCAAACCTTTGAGTGAAGCCAAAGGCGAAATCCTGTACGGCGCGTCGTTCGTCCAATGGTTCGCGGGCGAGGGCGTGCGCGCTTATGGCGAGACCATTCCCGCGACGCAGCCGAACCGACGCATCTTCGTTCGCAAGATACCCGTGGGCGTGTGCGCGGCGATCACGCCCTGGAATTTCCCGAACGCGATGATCACGCGCAAGCTGGCGCCTGCCTTGGCCGCCGGTTGCACGGTCGTGGTCAAGCCCTCCGAGCTGACCCCGTACTCTGCATTGGCGCTGGCCGAGTTGGGCGAGCGTGCCGGTTTTCCCAAGGGCGTGCTGAACATCGTGACGGGCGCGCCCGCGGGCATCGGCGCCGAACTCACGGGCAACCCCACGGTGCGCAAGCTGACCTTCACGGGATCGACGGCCGTCGGCAAGACGCTGCTTCGCCAGTGCGCCGACACCGTCAAGCGTGTCAGCCTCGAGCTCGGAGGAAATGCACCCGTCATCGTGTTCGACGACGCCGATCTCGAGACCGCGATCGCCGGCGTCATGGCAAGCAAGTTCCGCAACAGCGGGCAGACCTGCGTGTGCGCCAACCGCATCTACGTTCAGGCGGGCATCTACGGGCGCTTCACCGATCGGCTGGTGAAGGAAGTGCGACAGCTGCGAGTGGGCGCAGGTACGGAAGCGGGTACCACCATCGGTCCGCTGATCAACCAGGCCGCGCTTCAGAAGGTGCAGGCACACGTGACGGACGCGCAAGCCAAGGGCGCATCAATCGCTTGCGGCGGGAAGGCTTCCGAACGTGGCCCCCAGTTCTTCGAGCCGACCGTGCTGACAGAGGCGAACGACACCATGGTCCTGGCCCACGAGGAGACCTTCGGGCCGGTCGCTGCGCTGTTTCGCTTCGACACGGAAAGCGAAGTGGTCGACAAGGCCAACGACTCGCCCTATGGACTGGCAGCCTACGTTTTCTCGAACGATGTGAGCAGACTGTTCCGCGTGAGCGAGTCGCTTGAATGCGGCATGGTGGGGATGAACACGGGTGCCATCTCGACGGCGGTTGCCCCGTTCGGCGGCGTCAAGGAGTCCGGCATCGGGAGGGAAGGATCCCTGTATGGCATTGAGGAGTTTCTGGAGATCCAGACCCTTCACCTCGATCTCGCCAAAGCGGCTTGA
- a CDS encoding haloacid dehalogenase type II produces the protein MKLSDFKVLTFDCYGTLIDWESGIYNALEPLRAKAGNDKTRDQVLENYAQHESAQEEETPAMPYSQLLTLVYKRLAKEWGVTVSDEEANIFGASVPDWPEFADSVEALTYLKKHYKLVILSNVDRLSFRSSNARLQVVFDAIYTAQDIGSYKPSPRNFEYMLKRLESDFGLQKKDILHTAQSLFHDHAPANNFGLASAWIDRRHANKGWGATMPPPGTPRLDFTFESMIALAKAHQAEIGA, from the coding sequence ATGAAACTCTCCGACTTCAAAGTACTGACCTTCGATTGCTACGGCACCCTGATCGACTGGGAATCCGGGATCTACAACGCGCTGGAGCCGCTGCGCGCCAAGGCGGGTAACGACAAGACGCGAGACCAGGTCCTCGAGAACTACGCGCAGCACGAGTCCGCGCAAGAAGAGGAAACGCCGGCGATGCCCTACTCGCAGTTGCTGACACTCGTCTACAAGCGCCTTGCCAAGGAGTGGGGAGTCACCGTCAGCGACGAGGAAGCGAACATCTTCGGGGCATCGGTGCCGGACTGGCCGGAGTTCGCCGATTCGGTCGAGGCACTGACGTACCTCAAGAAGCACTACAAGCTCGTGATCCTTTCGAACGTCGATCGTCTTTCGTTCCGTTCGAGCAATGCGCGCCTGCAGGTGGTGTTCGATGCGATCTACACCGCGCAGGACATCGGCTCCTACAAGCCGAGCCCGCGCAACTTCGAGTACATGCTCAAGCGACTGGAAAGCGACTTCGGTCTCCAGAAGAAGGACATCCTTCACACCGCCCAAAGCCTCTTTCACGACCACGCGCCTGCGAACAATTTCGGACTCGCTTCTGCCTGGATCGATCGCCGTCATGCCAACAAGGGCTGGGGCGCCACCATGCCACCGCCTGGCACGCCGAGGCTGGACTTCACCTTCGAAAGCATGATCGCGCTTGCCAAGGCCCATCAAGCCGAAATCGGCGCTTGA
- a CDS encoding aminotransferase class III-fold pyridoxal phosphate-dependent enzyme produces the protein MNMSDHFAELTEIDRRHWLHPVAALRQHEKRGATIWQAADRIHLIDSSGHRVQDAFSGLWCVNVGYGHESIVQAATEQMRKLPYATGYFHFASEPAIRLAGRLAALAPAGLTRVLFGQGGSDAVDTAIRTVRYYFNAIGKPDKKHFIGLQRGYHGSSAVGSGLTALPLFHRFFDVPAPQQHHIPSPYPYRHADGPDPAAVLASTVRALRDKVDALGADNVAAFICEPIQGSGGVIIPPPGFLAAMRKTCDELGILLIVDEVITGFGRTGPMFACASEGVTPDIMTLAKGLTAGYAPMSATLISEELYQGIAEGGSDGTAFGHGQTYAGHPVSAAVANAVLDLYTDGGLLENGQRIGKYFEARLKDLESLSCVGEVRVRGLLGAVELVTDKTTKTKPDPALKMGQRVLDHAFQNGLVFRAFGDDILGFAPSLNYTEADVDVLIARLRASIAHVFS, from the coding sequence ATGAACATGTCGGACCATTTCGCCGAACTCACAGAGATCGACAGGCGCCACTGGCTCCATCCGGTTGCTGCGTTGCGGCAGCACGAAAAGCGGGGCGCGACGATCTGGCAAGCGGCTGATCGTATCCACCTGATCGACTCCAGCGGCCACCGCGTGCAGGATGCATTCTCCGGGCTGTGGTGCGTGAACGTCGGCTACGGCCACGAATCGATCGTGCAGGCCGCCACCGAGCAGATGCGCAAGCTGCCGTACGCGACTGGCTACTTTCACTTCGCGAGCGAGCCGGCCATCCGTCTCGCCGGGCGTCTTGCGGCGCTGGCCCCCGCAGGTCTCACCCGTGTGCTCTTCGGACAGGGCGGCTCCGATGCCGTCGACACTGCGATTCGCACCGTCCGCTACTACTTCAATGCCATCGGCAAACCGGACAAGAAGCACTTCATCGGCCTTCAACGCGGCTATCACGGCAGCTCGGCCGTGGGCAGCGGCTTGACCGCACTGCCGCTGTTCCACCGATTCTTCGATGTGCCCGCTCCGCAGCAGCACCATATTCCGTCCCCGTATCCGTACCGTCATGCGGACGGACCGGATCCGGCGGCGGTACTCGCGAGCACGGTGCGCGCGCTGCGCGACAAGGTGGACGCACTCGGCGCCGACAACGTGGCGGCGTTCATCTGCGAGCCGATCCAGGGCTCGGGTGGCGTGATCATTCCGCCCCCCGGATTCCTGGCCGCCATGCGCAAGACTTGCGATGAACTGGGCATCTTGCTGATCGTCGACGAGGTCATCACCGGCTTCGGTCGCACAGGGCCCATGTTTGCGTGCGCCTCCGAAGGCGTAACGCCGGACATCATGACCCTGGCCAAGGGTTTGACGGCCGGCTACGCCCCGATGAGCGCAACGCTGATCTCGGAAGAGCTGTACCAGGGCATCGCCGAGGGCGGCAGCGACGGGACCGCGTTCGGTCACGGACAGACTTATGCAGGGCATCCGGTCAGCGCTGCGGTGGCCAACGCCGTGCTCGATCTGTACACGGACGGCGGCTTGCTCGAGAACGGCCAGCGCATCGGGAAATACTTCGAAGCGCGTCTGAAAGACCTTGAATCCCTGTCGTGCGTGGGCGAAGTCCGCGTCCGGGGCCTGCTCGGCGCTGTTGAACTGGTCACCGACAAGACCACGAAGACCAAGCCAGATCCGGCGCTCAAGATGGGCCAGCGCGTGCTCGATCATGCGTTCCAGAACGGATTGGTCTTCCGCGCTTTCGGCGATGACATTCTGGGCTTCGCCCCCTCCCTGAACTACACGGAAGCGGACGTTGACGTCCTGATCGCGCGCCTGCGCGCTTCCATCGCTCACGTCTTTTCTTGA
- a CDS encoding tRNA-binding protein: MTDIDPNAFERLELRVGRIVEAALNTKARVPAYKLKIDFGDIGTRTSSGQYTELYTPEDLVGRQVVCAMNLGSIRIGGFESQVLVVGARSDSGAPVLLTTERPVAPGATIF, from the coding sequence ATGACTGACATCGATCCCAACGCATTCGAGAGGTTGGAGCTGCGCGTCGGACGCATCGTCGAGGCCGCGCTCAACACCAAGGCCAGAGTGCCGGCCTACAAGCTGAAGATCGACTTCGGCGACATCGGCACTCGTACGTCCAGCGGACAGTACACCGAGCTCTACACACCGGAAGACCTCGTCGGCAGGCAGGTGGTGTGCGCGATGAACCTCGGATCCATCCGCATTGGGGGCTTCGAATCGCAGGTGCTGGTCGTGGGCGCACGCAGCGATTCCGGAGCGCCCGTGCTGCTGACCACCGAGCGCCCGGTGGCTCCCGGGGCCACGATTTTCTGA
- a CDS encoding FAD-binding oxidoreductase, with amino-acid sequence MPSSHIEHLSSLVGTANCLVEEESTRPFATDYRGVFHGKALAVVRPADTAEVSRVLAYCHAHDIPVVPQGGNTSLLGGSVPDAKGESIVLSLSRMNRIRSVDPVNDTMVAEAGVTLHQARMAAEEVRKLFPLRIGSEGSCQIGGNISTNAGGTNVLRYGNMRDLVLGIEAVLPDGSIWHGLRALRKDNTGYDLKQLFIGAEGTLGIVTAAVLKLMPQPRAVCTAFLAFDTPEIALGFFSELRKCVGQDVTAYELISQAALDLVLSHLPDARPPLSTRAGWYVLVEMGAGRSQEELESDFYDVVQVGLEDGRIRDAAVAATQTHANDFWRIREEISDAQTRTGGSVRCDISVPLSKIPEFITQASAGVLDVEPKTRMVIYGHVGDGNVHFNPLRPADEPAADYLSRAGQSITHIVDEIAMAMNGSISAEHGVGVAKRDELLAVKSRVELEMAWRIKRALDPKNLLNPGKFLPQLDAMKEATHD; translated from the coding sequence ATGCCTTCATCACATATCGAGCACCTCTCTTCCCTGGTCGGCACGGCGAATTGCCTGGTCGAGGAAGAAAGCACGCGGCCATTTGCGACCGACTACCGAGGCGTCTTTCATGGGAAAGCGCTGGCTGTCGTCCGGCCAGCCGACACCGCCGAGGTCAGCCGCGTGCTGGCGTACTGCCACGCGCATGACATCCCCGTGGTACCCCAAGGCGGCAACACGTCACTGCTCGGCGGCTCCGTTCCCGATGCCAAGGGCGAGAGCATCGTGCTCAGCCTGTCGCGCATGAACCGCATTCGCTCTGTCGACCCGGTGAACGACACCATGGTCGCCGAGGCCGGCGTGACCTTGCACCAGGCGCGCATGGCAGCCGAGGAGGTGCGCAAGCTTTTTCCTCTGCGCATCGGCTCCGAAGGAAGTTGCCAGATCGGCGGAAATATCTCGACGAATGCAGGGGGCACCAACGTCCTGCGGTACGGCAACATGCGCGATCTCGTGCTGGGCATCGAAGCGGTACTGCCCGATGGGAGCATCTGGCACGGGCTGCGGGCCCTGCGCAAAGACAACACCGGCTACGACCTGAAGCAGCTCTTCATCGGCGCCGAGGGCACCCTCGGTATTGTCACGGCCGCTGTTCTCAAGCTGATGCCCCAGCCGCGTGCTGTCTGCACGGCCTTCCTGGCGTTCGATACGCCCGAGATCGCACTGGGCTTCTTTTCAGAACTGCGCAAATGCGTTGGCCAGGATGTGACCGCCTACGAGCTGATCTCTCAAGCAGCCCTCGACCTGGTCCTGAGCCATCTTCCCGATGCAAGGCCACCTCTCTCTACGCGTGCGGGCTGGTATGTGCTCGTCGAAATGGGCGCCGGGCGATCGCAAGAGGAACTCGAGAGTGACTTCTACGACGTCGTGCAAGTGGGTCTGGAAGATGGACGCATCCGCGATGCGGCAGTGGCCGCGACGCAAACGCATGCCAACGACTTTTGGCGAATCCGCGAAGAAATCTCGGATGCCCAGACACGAACCGGCGGAAGTGTTCGTTGCGATATCTCCGTCCCGCTTTCGAAGATTCCGGAGTTCATCACACAAGCATCGGCTGGCGTGCTCGATGTCGAGCCGAAGACGCGCATGGTGATCTATGGGCACGTCGGCGATGGCAACGTGCATTTCAACCCACTGCGGCCCGCCGATGAACCGGCTGCCGACTACCTGTCCAGAGCCGGCCAATCCATCACCCACATCGTCGACGAGATTGCCATGGCGATGAACGGATCGATCTCCGCCGAACACGGCGTCGGCGTCGCCAAGCGGGACGAGTTGCTGGCCGTGAAGTCCCGGGTAGAGCTGGAGATGGCCTGGCGCATCAAACGCGCCCTCGATCCCAAGAACCTGCTCAACCCGGGCAAGTTTCTTCCCCAACTGGACGCAATGAAAGAAGCCACTCATGACTGA
- a CDS encoding PucR family transcriptional regulator: MQLDEALRTSPLQAGAVVAASEHLAREISWVQVVDHPDIESWVEPGHLLLSTGYNWPKGGKEAAALVEKLAVKGACGVVLAVPNFVEHFALETIAVADRVHLPLIELPWEVPFSSITQYVHRELVDRQSRALAKSEQIHRQLTEAAATGDSLQDVARVLGQVLERSVQIYSAEGGLLAAHAIERGGHASPSFEQGVFRALSAGGGIKAMDAQTRAVRWHPRPSRLATTAQSVVGCAVRNRNGGLGYVLVAEGVPPLTEIDLRAVEHAGTVAALQIAHQRELSANEARLGYALVAALLEGRFDETPSAIERARLLGWDPEQHYRLATILLDEPNPLSSEGLGRREQLAGQLAQAFRQKSVQPLISLSANQINALVPDTMDVEWLWSNIAHGRSAMGVSEFHRGVAGMHSAGREIADLMPHTKPSRIHFSEEAMFPRVLAGDAAARRIFITRLFGALEADKRGQALIDTAIALTDEGFNLQRTADRLEVHISTLRYRLGRLGELTKLDLDSVEGRFRLQLGVRLYLAEQS, translated from the coding sequence ATGCAACTCGACGAAGCTCTTCGCACTTCACCCCTCCAGGCGGGGGCCGTGGTGGCCGCCTCCGAGCATCTTGCGAGGGAGATTTCCTGGGTTCAGGTGGTCGACCACCCCGACATCGAAAGCTGGGTCGAACCGGGCCATCTGCTTCTGAGTACCGGCTACAACTGGCCGAAAGGCGGGAAAGAAGCTGCCGCGCTTGTCGAGAAGCTCGCCGTCAAGGGTGCCTGCGGCGTGGTGTTGGCTGTCCCGAACTTCGTGGAGCACTTCGCCCTCGAGACCATCGCTGTCGCCGACCGAGTACATCTGCCGCTCATCGAGCTGCCTTGGGAGGTGCCTTTCAGTTCGATCACCCAGTACGTCCATCGCGAGCTCGTGGACCGTCAAAGTCGAGCCTTGGCGAAGTCGGAGCAGATTCACCGCCAACTCACAGAGGCGGCTGCAACAGGCGACAGCCTTCAGGACGTTGCCCGTGTGCTCGGTCAGGTCCTGGAGCGTTCGGTCCAGATCTACTCCGCTGAAGGCGGATTGTTGGCGGCACACGCCATCGAACGGGGCGGGCACGCTTCCCCGTCATTCGAACAAGGCGTCTTCCGGGCGCTGTCCGCCGGCGGGGGCATCAAGGCAATGGACGCGCAGACGCGCGCTGTACGCTGGCACCCACGGCCGTCGCGCTTGGCCACGACCGCCCAGAGCGTGGTGGGATGTGCAGTGCGCAACCGCAATGGTGGGCTCGGCTATGTCCTCGTTGCAGAAGGCGTACCGCCGCTGACCGAGATCGACCTGCGCGCAGTGGAACACGCGGGGACTGTGGCTGCGTTGCAGATCGCACATCAGCGCGAGCTATCAGCCAATGAAGCACGTCTTGGCTATGCGCTGGTCGCTGCGTTGCTCGAGGGGCGTTTCGACGAGACGCCCAGTGCCATCGAGCGCGCCCGTTTGTTGGGCTGGGATCCGGAGCAGCACTATCGATTGGCAACGATCCTGCTCGACGAACCCAACCCACTCTCCAGCGAAGGCCTTGGGCGGCGCGAGCAACTCGCGGGGCAATTGGCACAGGCGTTCCGGCAAAAGAGCGTTCAGCCACTCATCAGTTTGTCTGCCAATCAGATCAACGCACTCGTCCCTGACACCATGGATGTCGAGTGGCTCTGGTCGAACATTGCCCACGGCCGCTCTGCAATGGGCGTGAGCGAATTTCATCGGGGGGTCGCAGGCATGCATTCGGCGGGACGCGAGATCGCCGACCTTATGCCGCACACCAAGCCGAGCCGCATCCACTTCTCCGAGGAGGCCATGTTCCCTCGGGTCCTCGCTGGCGATGCGGCGGCGCGCCGGATCTTCATCACGCGGTTGTTCGGCGCATTGGAGGCGGACAAGCGTGGTCAAGCCCTGATCGATACCGCCATTGCACTTACCGACGAGGGATTCAATCTGCAGCGCACTGCAGACCGCCTCGAGGTGCACATCAGCACGTTGCGCTACCGGCTGGGGCGCCTGGGCGAACTGACCAAGCTGGACCTGGACTCGGTCGAAGGACGCTTCCGGCTCCAGTTGGGCGTGCGGTTGTACCTGGCCGAGCAGTCCTGA